Sequence from the Pseudomonas sp. LS.1a genome:
GCCGGTGAGGTAGAACTCGCTGATTGGCAGGCGCGGGTGCTGGGCGCGCACGGCCTGCATCACCCGGTACATGTCTTCGGCATCCTCCTGGCTGACGCCGGGGGTGGCGAAGCGCGAGGCGGCGCTCATGAAGTCGTAGCTGGTGGGCGACGACAGCTGCACCACGTGGAAGCCGGCCTGGTAGAACAGCTTTTTCAGGTATTCGTTGATGCTGCTGGTGTAGGGCGCACCGGTGCCGGCGATGATGAAGATCAGCGGTGCCTCGTGGTCCTGGCGGGCCAGGCGGTACTTGAGTTTTTTCACTGCCCAGAAGTTGTCGGGCAGGGTGAACTCACGGTCCGGGCGCAGATTGAGGCTGTAGTCGGACTGGCTGATTTCGTCATCGTCGGGCAGGGTGGGGCGCTGGTCTGGCGGCGTGGTGGCGATGGTTGCCTCGAACGGGTTGGTCAAGGGGTAGCCATAGCTCGCGGCGTCGATATCCCGCGCCGAAGCGGCCACAGCCATGAGCAGGCCGCCGAGCAAGGCAGCGAGGCGCAAAGATCGAAGCATGTAATCCCCCAGAAGAACGCAAGGTCGAGCAGTGTGCAGGCTAGGACCACAGCGGACCGGGCAAAGTTGCCAAGTGCGGTGGTCTTTGGTGTGCTTGTTAACTGCAACATAGCTGCAGAGATGTGATTTTGCCTTACAACAGGGCATAAGCGATCATGGATGCTTTCGATTACCGCTATTGGAGAACTGGATGTCTCGTTCGCTGCCGGCTGCGCTGCTTTTGCTGTTTCTGGGGCTGTGGCTTGCTGCCAGTTATGGCGTGCGCTACGGGCTGATGGAAGACGGGCAATGGGTTGGGCTGTGCACGGCGCCGGCGGCGTACTGGCAGTGTGAGGTGCGGTCGTTGCTGGGGTTGGGCATTCATCATCAGGTGATGGCCTGGAGCGGGCTGGCGCTGGCGCTGCTGGCGCAGGTCGTTGCTGGCCGTAGCGGCTGGTGGCTGGCAGTGGTGGCGTTGGTGTTCGCAGTACCGGCGCTGGTGCTGTATACCGCCAGCATTGCCGTGTTCGCGCTGGTGCTGGCGGGGTTGCGGTTGGTCAGGCAAGCGCGGCGTGGCTGACAGGGAGATGCCTTGGTTGTTGTGCCCCTGCCGACCCCACCCTAATGCTCAAACCGGTCGCAATCGCAAGCTCCGCCACAAGGCAGCCGTCATCAGCACACTCACCCCGGCCCACCCCCAGGCCTGCTGGTTCTCCAGCCCTTCCACAAACAACTGTGGCGCCACCCCGGCACCGACGATGAACGCCAGCAACGCCACCTCCGCCCGCGGCGCCCGCACCGGCCACCGTGCAAACACCAGCGCCGGCAGCGCCAGCGCTGCGCTGGGGAAGCTGCGATAGCGTGGGTCGAACACCATCGCCAGCATGCTCACCGCTGCGGCAAAACCTGCCGCCAGCAACAACCAGCCGGCCCGCGCCTGCAGCCAGGCGTACAGGCGCTCGCGCCAGCCCGTGCGCCGCGCCAGGGCCAGCACGGCATGGGCCAGTACCAACAGGTTCAGCCCCGCCAGCAGCAGCGCCCACAGCCATTCCCCGGCAAACCGCGCATGGGTGCGCATCAGCTCGCCCCAAAGCCCCAGGCAAGCGGCACCAAACGCCGCCAGCAACGGCAGCAATATGGCCGCTGTCGGGGTGGCAGGGCGCCCGGCAAGCATCAGCATCAGCACCATCAGCACGGCACCGGCCAGCAACCATTGCGGCCAGTAAGGCAGGTTGCTCACCGGCCCTTCAAGTACGCCCTTGTCCTGCCGGTCGGCATCGTAAAGCCCCCAGTAACCACCGACCGCCCCTTCATTGGCGCGCTTCCATGGCTGGTCGAACGCCTCGATCAGGTTGTAGTGCCAGCCGTTGTTTTCGGCCATGGCCACAAACCCACGAATGAAGCGCGCCTCGTTGACCCGGCCGGGCTCCGCGGTCTCGCGCTGGCGGCCTTCGCTGGGCCAGCCGGTTTCGCCGATCAGAATGTCCTTGGGCGCGAAGCGCGTGCCAAACACCCGGCGCACATCGGCGACGTGGGCCAGGGCTTCGTCGATGCCTCGCGGGTCGTCTTCCCAGTAAGGCAGCAGGTGGATAGTCAGGAAGTCCACCGCAGGTGCCACCTGCGGGTGCTGCAACCAGAATTCCCACACATCGGCGTAGGTTACCGGCACCTTGACCTGGCTTTTCACCCGGGCGATCAGCGTGGCCAGGTGCGCGCCGGTTACTTCCTTGCGAAGCAGCGTCTCGTTGCCGACGATCACCGCGCTGACCACGTCGGGGTTGGCGTTGGCGGCGGCGATCAGCAGGTCGATTTCTTTCTCGGTGTCTGCCGGGTGGGCGTTGACCCAGGCACCCAGCATCACTTTCAGGCCATGCTTGCGCGCCAGCGCCGGGATCGCCTCAAGACCGGTCTGGGAATAGGTACGGATGCACTGAAAACGCTCGGCCAGCAACGCCAGGTCGGCATCCATGCGTGCCGGGCGCAGGCGCAACGGCTGGTCGTAGGGCGACTGGTCCTTGTCGAACGGGGTGTACGAGGCGCATTGCAGCTTGTGTGTCGGGCTGGCCGCGTCGGGCAGTTGCACCGACTTGCCAAGCCCGTACCAGAGCCCTCCGAGCCCGAGCAGGGCGAGCAGGCAGGCAAGCAGGTACAACGGCAGCAGCAGGCGGGTAGAACTGGGCATCGGGCGGTCCATCGTCAGGCGCAAAAGGGTAGATAGTAGCCCGGCGCCAAACCTTTGGCATGCAAGGATCGCGCAGGTTGGCGTAGGCCGATGGCGCTAATGGCATAGTGCTGTCGCATATGGGGCGGCTACAGGTCGTAGCTGGAGCAGGTCGACTATTGTTGCAGGACGATGATGCAAATTCCGAGACCTGACGAGGGGATGCTTTGATGGCTGCTATTACAAGAATGCGACGTTTCCTGGGTGTGGGCACCGCCATGGTACTGGCCATGAGCGCGGCACAGGCAATGGCCAAAGAAGTAAGCATTGGTTACGTGGATGGTTGGGCTGACAGCGTGGCGACCACCAACGTGGCCGCCGAAGTGATCAAGCAGAAACTCGGTTACGACGTGAAGTTGCAGGCCGTGGCCACCGGGATCATGTGGCAGGGCGTGGCAACCGGCAAGCTCGATGCCATGTTGTCGGCCTGGTTGCCGGTGACCCATGGCGAGTACTGGGCCAAGAACAAGGACAACGTGGTCGACTACGGCCCGAACTTCAAGGACGCCAAGATCGGCCTGATCGTCCCCGAGTACGTCAAGGCGGTGAGCATCGCCGACCTCAAGACCGACGACACCTTCAAGCAGAAGATCGTCGGCATCGACGCAGGCTCCGGCGTAATGCTCAAGACCGACCAGGCCATCAAGGACTACGACCTGAGCGGTTACAAGCTGCAGGCCAGCTCCGGCGCGGCGATGACTGCGGAACTGGGCCGTGCCTATGCCAAGCAGCAGTCCATTGCAGTGACTGGCTGGGTACCGCACTGGATGTTCGCCAAGTGGAAGCTGAAGTTCCTCGAAGACCCGAAAGGCGTGTATGGCGCCGCGGAAACCGTGAACAGCATCGGCAGCAAGGAACTGGCGACCAAGGCCCCGGAAGTGGCGGAGTTCCTGAAGAAGTTCAACTGGCAGTCGAAGGACGAGATTGGCGAAGTGATGCTGGCGATCCAGGAAGGCGCCAAGCCTGAAGCGGCGGCCAAGGACTGGGTGGCCAAGCACCCTGATCGTGTGAAGGAGTGGACTGGCAAGTAACAACCTGTCAGGACCAGTTTTGCTGCTTCGCGGGTAAACCCGCTCCCACAGGGATATCCACAGTCTTCAGGCTTGTGCACATCCCTTGTGGGAGCGGGTTTACCCGCGAAGAGGCCATCACTTTGTTACGCAACCGGTAAAACACCGTTGCATCTAAGACTAAGGTCGTCTGGTTGGCGTCCGATAGCCGCATAAAGTAAGGGTCGTGGGTTCCACCCCTATCTGTGCTGCTAGGACAAAAACAATGAACGACAGCATTTACCTCTCGATACAAAACAGCCCCCGCTTCAAGGAGCTGGTCACCAAACGCGAACGGTTCGCCTGGATTCTCTCGGCGATCATGCTCGGCCTGTACTGCGCCTTCATCCTCCTGATCGCCTACGGTCCTCAGATCCTGGGCACCAAGCTCAGCCCTGAGTCATCGATTACCTGGGGTATTCCCCTGGGCGTCGGCCTGATCGTCTCGGCATTCGTCCTGACCGCCATCTACGTACGCCGTGCCAACGGCGAATTCGATGAGCTGAACAAGGCCATCCTGAAGGAGGCGCAACAATGATTCGCCATGCCAAAGCCCTGGCCGTACTGGCCTGCGGAGCCTTCGCACCCGCCGTGTGGGCCGCCGATGCCCTGACCGGCGAGGTGCAGAAGCAACCGCTGAACGTTTCCGCGATCGCCATGTTCGTGGCTTTCGTCGCCTTCACCCTCGGCATTACCTACTGGGCCTCCAAGCGCAACAAGTCGGCGTCGGACTACTACGCCGCCGGTGGCAAGATCACCGGCTTCCAGAACGGCCTGGCGATTGCCGGTGACTACATGTCGGCTGCCTCGTTCCTGGGTATTTCCGCACTTGTGTTCACCTCTGGCTACGACGGCCTGATCTACTCGATCGGCTTCCTGGTCGGCTGGCCGATCATTCTCTTCCTGATCGCCGAACGCCTGCGCAACCTGGGCAAGTACACCTTCGCCGACGTGGCCTCGTACCGCCTCGGGCAGAAAGAAATCCGCACCCTGTCGGCCTCCGGCTCGCTGGTGGTAGTGGCCTTCTACCTGATCGCCCAGATGGTCGGTGCTGGCAAGCTGATCGAGCTGCTGTTCGGCCTGGACTACCATGTGGCGGTGATCCTGGTGGGTATCCTGATGTGCCTGTACGTACTGTTCGGCGGCATGCTGGCCACCACCTGGGTACAGATCATCAAGGCCGTGCTGTTGCTGTCCGGTGCCAGCTTCATGGCGCTGATGGTGATGAAGCACGTGGGCTTCGATTTCAACACCCTGTTCTCCGAAGCGATCAAGGTGCACGCCAAGGGCGAGGCGATCATGAGCCCGGGCGGCCTGGTCAAGGACCCGATCTCGGCGTTCTCGCTGGGCCTGGCACTGATGTTCGGTACTGCCGGCCTGCCGCACATCCTGATGCGCTTCTTCACCGTCAGTGACGCCAAGGAAGCGCGCAAGAGCGTGCTGTACGCCACCGGCTTCATTGGCTACTTCTACATCCTCACCTTCATCATCGGCTTTGGCGCCATCCTGCTGGTCAGCACCAACCCGGACTTCAAGGACGCCGCTGGCGCTCTGCTGGGCGGTAACAACATGGCCGCGGTGCACCTGGCCAACGCCGTGGGTGGCAGCGTGTTCCTCGGCTTCATCTCGGCGGTGGCCTTCGCCACCATCCT
This genomic interval carries:
- a CDS encoding glycoside hydrolase family 17 protein codes for the protein MDRPMPSSTRLLLPLYLLACLLALLGLGGLWYGLGKSVQLPDAASPTHKLQCASYTPFDKDQSPYDQPLRLRPARMDADLALLAERFQCIRTYSQTGLEAIPALARKHGLKVMLGAWVNAHPADTEKEIDLLIAAANANPDVVSAVIVGNETLLRKEVTGAHLATLIARVKSQVKVPVTYADVWEFWLQHPQVAPAVDFLTIHLLPYWEDDPRGIDEALAHVADVRRVFGTRFAPKDILIGETGWPSEGRQRETAEPGRVNEARFIRGFVAMAENNGWHYNLIEAFDQPWKRANEGAVGGYWGLYDADRQDKGVLEGPVSNLPYWPQWLLAGAVLMVLMLMLAGRPATPTAAILLPLLAAFGAACLGLWGELMRTHARFAGEWLWALLLAGLNLLVLAHAVLALARRTGWRERLYAWLQARAGWLLLAAGFAAAVSMLAMVFDPRYRSFPSAALALPALVFARWPVRAPRAEVALLAFIVGAGVAPQLFVEGLENQQAWGWAGVSVLMTAALWRSLRLRPV
- a CDS encoding glycine betaine ABC transporter substrate-binding protein produces the protein MAAITRMRRFLGVGTAMVLAMSAAQAMAKEVSIGYVDGWADSVATTNVAAEVIKQKLGYDVKLQAVATGIMWQGVATGKLDAMLSAWLPVTHGEYWAKNKDNVVDYGPNFKDAKIGLIVPEYVKAVSIADLKTDDTFKQKIVGIDAGSGVMLKTDQAIKDYDLSGYKLQASSGAAMTAELGRAYAKQQSIAVTGWVPHWMFAKWKLKFLEDPKGVYGAAETVNSIGSKELATKAPEVAEFLKKFNWQSKDEIGEVMLAIQEGAKPEAAAKDWVAKHPDRVKEWTGK
- a CDS encoding DUF485 domain-containing protein, with the translated sequence MNDSIYLSIQNSPRFKELVTKRERFAWILSAIMLGLYCAFILLIAYGPQILGTKLSPESSITWGIPLGVGLIVSAFVLTAIYVRRANGEFDELNKAILKEAQQ
- a CDS encoding cation acetate symporter; its protein translation is MIRHAKALAVLACGAFAPAVWAADALTGEVQKQPLNVSAIAMFVAFVAFTLGITYWASKRNKSASDYYAAGGKITGFQNGLAIAGDYMSAASFLGISALVFTSGYDGLIYSIGFLVGWPIILFLIAERLRNLGKYTFADVASYRLGQKEIRTLSASGSLVVVAFYLIAQMVGAGKLIELLFGLDYHVAVILVGILMCLYVLFGGMLATTWVQIIKAVLLLSGASFMALMVMKHVGFDFNTLFSEAIKVHAKGEAIMSPGGLVKDPISAFSLGLALMFGTAGLPHILMRFFTVSDAKEARKSVLYATGFIGYFYILTFIIGFGAILLVSTNPDFKDAAGALLGGNNMAAVHLANAVGGSVFLGFISAVAFATILAVVAGLTLAGASAVSHDLYASVWRKGKANDKDEIRVSKITTVALGVLAIGLGILFEKQNIAFMVGLAFSIAASCNFPVLLLSMYWKKLTTRGAMIGGWLGLVSAVTLMILGPTIWVQILGHEKPIYPYEYPALFSMAIAFVSIWFFSVTDKSKAAEDERALFFPQFVRSQTGLGASGAVSH